A genomic segment from Pseudomonas sp. S09G 359 encodes:
- the topA gene encoding type I DNA topoisomerase, with the protein MGKSLVIVESPAKAKTINKYLGNEYVVKSSIGHIRDLPTSGSASASKEPAAKRGKAAAGEGPVLTPKEKARKQLVSRMGVDPEHGWKAKYEILPGKEKVIEELRRLAKDADTIYLATDLDREGEAIAWHLREAIGGDDSRYKRVVFNEITKKAIQEAFSKPGELDIDRVNAQQARRFLDRVVGYMVSPLLWAKIARGLSAGRVQSVAVKLVVEREREIRAFNPEEYWEVHADLGTAKGANVRFEVAREKGEAFKPLNEAQAMAALEKLKASSYSIVKREDKPTSSKPSAPFITSTLQQAASNRLGFGVKKTMMMAQRLYEAGYITYMRTDSTNLSQDAVAMARTYIESEFGKKYLPEKPNVYSSKEGAQEAHEAIRPSDANTEPSKLSGMERDAERLYELIWRQFLACQMLPAQYLSTTVTVAAADFELRAKGRILKFDGYTRVMPQIAKPGDDDVLPDMAQGDTLKLIKLDPSQHFTKPPARYSEASLVKEMEKRGIGRPSTYAAIISTIQDRGYVALHNRRFYSEKMGDIVTERLSESFSNLMDYGFTAGMEENLDDVAQGERDWKNVLDEFYGDFKKKLEVAESPESGMRANQPVMTDIPCLTCGRPMQIRTASTGVFLGCSGYSLPPKERCKATVNLVPGDEIAADDEGESESLVLRGKHRCPICSTAMDAYLLDEKHKLHICGNNPDCDGYEIEEGSYRIKGYEGPSLECDKCGSEMQLKTGRFGKFFGCTNPTCKNTRKLLKSGDAAPPKMDPVKMPELKCEKVNDTYILRDGASGLFLAASQFPKNRETRAPLVLEIVPHKDEIDPKYHFLCEAPKKDPDGRPAVIRYSRKTKEQYVQTEVDGKPTGWKAFYDGGKWKVEDKRQGA; encoded by the coding sequence ATGGGCAAATCGCTGGTCATTGTGGAATCCCCGGCTAAGGCCAAGACCATCAACAAGTACTTGGGCAACGAGTACGTGGTGAAGTCGAGTATCGGCCATATCCGAGACCTGCCCACCAGCGGTTCGGCTAGCGCCAGCAAGGAGCCTGCTGCCAAGCGCGGCAAGGCGGCTGCGGGCGAAGGTCCGGTACTCACGCCTAAAGAGAAAGCGCGCAAGCAGCTGGTCTCGCGCATGGGTGTGGACCCGGAACATGGCTGGAAGGCCAAGTACGAAATCCTTCCGGGCAAGGAAAAGGTCATCGAAGAGCTGCGCCGGCTCGCCAAAGATGCCGACACCATCTATCTCGCAACGGACTTGGACCGCGAAGGGGAAGCCATTGCCTGGCACCTGCGGGAAGCCATCGGCGGTGACGACAGCCGCTACAAGCGTGTGGTGTTCAACGAAATCACCAAGAAAGCCATCCAGGAAGCCTTCTCCAAGCCGGGCGAACTGGACATCGACCGCGTCAATGCCCAACAGGCCCGTCGTTTCCTCGACCGCGTCGTGGGCTACATGGTTTCGCCACTGCTGTGGGCCAAGATCGCCCGTGGCCTGTCCGCCGGCCGTGTGCAATCGGTAGCGGTAAAGCTGGTGGTGGAGCGTGAGCGCGAGATCCGTGCGTTCAACCCCGAAGAATATTGGGAAGTGCATGCCGACCTCGGTACCGCCAAGGGCGCCAACGTGCGCTTTGAAGTGGCCCGTGAGAAAGGCGAGGCGTTCAAGCCGCTGAACGAAGCCCAGGCCATGGCCGCGCTGGAAAAGCTCAAGGCTTCCAGCTACAGCATCGTCAAGCGCGAAGACAAGCCGACCAGCAGCAAGCCGTCGGCGCCGTTCATCACGTCCACCCTGCAACAGGCCGCGAGCAACCGCCTGGGCTTCGGCGTGAAGAAAACCATGATGATGGCCCAGCGTCTGTACGAAGCCGGCTACATCACTTATATGCGTACTGACTCCACCAACCTGTCGCAAGACGCGGTGGCGATGGCGCGTACTTATATTGAAAGCGAATTCGGCAAGAAGTACCTGCCGGAGAAGCCGAACGTCTACAGCAGCAAAGAGGGCGCCCAGGAGGCTCACGAAGCGATTCGTCCTTCCGACGCCAACACCGAGCCAAGCAAGCTCAGTGGCATGGAGCGCGACGCTGAGCGCCTCTACGAGCTGATCTGGCGCCAGTTCCTGGCGTGCCAGATGCTGCCGGCGCAATACCTGTCCACTACCGTCACCGTGGCGGCTGCGGACTTTGAGCTGCGTGCCAAGGGCCGCATCCTCAAGTTCGACGGTTACACCCGGGTGATGCCGCAGATCGCCAAGCCTGGCGATGACGACGTGCTGCCGGACATGGCCCAGGGCGACACGTTGAAGCTGATCAAGCTCGACCCGTCCCAGCACTTCACCAAGCCGCCGGCGCGTTACTCTGAAGCCAGCCTGGTGAAAGAGATGGAGAAACGCGGAATCGGTCGTCCTTCGACCTACGCGGCGATCATCTCGACCATTCAGGACCGTGGCTACGTCGCGCTGCATAACCGTCGTTTCTATTCGGAAAAGATGGGCGATATTGTTACTGAGCGTCTGTCCGAGAGCTTCTCCAACCTGATGGACTACGGCTTTACCGCCGGCATGGAAGAGAACCTCGACGACGTGGCCCAGGGCGAGCGCGACTGGAAAAACGTGCTGGATGAGTTCTACGGCGACTTCAAGAAAAAGCTCGAAGTGGCCGAAAGCCCTGAGAGCGGCATGCGCGCCAACCAGCCGGTGATGACCGACATCCCGTGCCTGACCTGCGGCCGCCCGATGCAGATTCGTACTGCATCCACAGGCGTTTTCCTCGGTTGCTCGGGTTACAGCCTGCCGCCGAAAGAGCGCTGCAAGGCCACCGTCAACCTGGTGCCGGGCGATGAAATTGCGGCCGACGACGAGGGTGAATCCGAGTCGCTGGTACTGCGTGGCAAGCACCGCTGCCCGATCTGCAGCACGGCGATGGACGCCTACCTGCTGGACGAGAAGCACAAGCTGCACATCTGCGGTAACAACCCGGATTGCGACGGCTACGAGATCGAGGAAGGCAGCTACCGCATCAAGGGCTACGAAGGCCCGAGCCTGGAATGCGACAAGTGCGGCAGCGAGATGCAGCTCAAGACCGGCCGTTTCGGCAAGTTCTTCGGTTGTACCAACCCGACGTGCAAGAACACCCGCAAGCTGCTCAAGAGCGGTGATGCGGCGCCGCCGAAGATGGACCCGGTGAAGATGCCCGAACTCAAGTGCGAGAAGGTCAACGACACCTACATCCTGCGTGACGGCGCTTCGGGCCTGTTCCTGGCTGCCAGCCAGTTCCCGAAAAACCGCGAAACCCGTGCACCGTTGGTGTTGGAGATCGTGCCGCACAAGGACGAGATCGATCCTAAGTATCACTTCCTGTGCGAAGCGCCGAAGAAGGATCCCGACGGTCGCCCGGCCGTGATCCGCTACAGCCGCAAGACCAAGGAGCAGTATGTGCAGACCGAAGTGGACGGCAAGCCTACGGGCTGGAAAGCGTTCTACGATGGCGGCAAGTGGAAGGTCGAGGACAAGCGCCAGGGCGCTTGA
- the fadA gene encoding acetyl-CoA C-acyltransferase FadA, whose translation MSLNPRDVVIVDFGRTPMGRSKGGMHRNTRAEDMSAHLISKLLERNVKVDPNEVEDVIWGCVNQTLEQGWNIARMASLMTQIPHTAAGQTVSRLCGSSMSALHTAAQAIMTGNGDVFVVGGVEHMGHVSMMHGVDPNPHMSLYAAKASGMMGLTAEMLGKMHGITREAQDAFGLRSHQLAHKATVEGKFKDEIIPMNGYDENGFLKLFDYDETIRPDTTLESLAALKPAFNPKGGTVTAGTSSQITDGASCMIVMSAQRAQDLGIQPLAVIRSMAVAGVDPAIMGYGPVPATQKALKRAGLTISDIDFFELNEAFAAQALPVLKDLKVLDKMNEKVNLHGGAIALGHPFGCSGARISGTLLNVMKQNGGNLGVATMCIGLGQGISTVFERV comes from the coding sequence ATGAGCTTGAATCCAAGAGACGTGGTGATTGTCGACTTCGGTCGCACGCCGATGGGCCGCTCCAAGGGCGGCATGCACCGCAACACCCGTGCCGAAGACATGTCGGCGCACCTGATCAGCAAATTGCTGGAACGCAACGTCAAGGTCGACCCGAACGAAGTCGAAGACGTGATCTGGGGCTGCGTCAACCAGACCCTGGAGCAGGGCTGGAACATCGCACGCATGGCGTCGTTGATGACCCAGATCCCTCACACGGCAGCCGGCCAGACCGTGAGCCGCCTGTGCGGTTCGTCGATGAGCGCGCTGCACACCGCCGCCCAGGCGATCATGACCGGCAACGGTGATGTGTTCGTGGTCGGTGGCGTGGAGCACATGGGCCACGTCAGCATGATGCACGGCGTGGACCCTAACCCGCACATGTCGCTGTACGCGGCAAAAGCCTCGGGCATGATGGGCCTCACCGCAGAAATGCTCGGCAAAATGCACGGCATTACCCGCGAAGCCCAGGACGCGTTCGGCCTGCGTTCCCATCAACTCGCCCACAAGGCGACCGTGGAAGGCAAGTTCAAGGATGAAATCATCCCGATGAACGGCTACGACGAGAACGGCTTCCTGAAACTGTTCGACTACGACGAAACCATTCGTCCGGACACCACCCTGGAAAGCCTGGCGGCCTTGAAACCCGCTTTCAATCCAAAGGGCGGCACCGTGACAGCCGGCACTTCGTCGCAAATTACCGACGGTGCTTCGTGCATGATCGTGATGTCGGCGCAGCGTGCCCAGGACCTGGGCATCCAGCCGCTGGCCGTGATCCGTTCGATGGCCGTGGCGGGTGTGGACCCGGCGATCATGGGCTATGGTCCAGTACCGGCCACACAAAAAGCCTTGAAGCGCGCGGGCCTGACCATCTCCGATATCGACTTCTTCGAGCTCAACGAAGCTTTCGCCGCACAGGCCCTGCCAGTGCTGAAAGATTTGAAAGTACTCGACAAGATGAACGAGAAGGTTAACCTGCACGGCGGTGCGATTGCCCTGGGCCACCCATTTGGTTGCTCCGGTGCACGTATTTCCGGCACTTTGCTTAACGTGATGAAGCAAAATGGCGGCAACCTTGGGGTTGCAACCATGTGCATTGGTCTCGGCCAAGGCATTTCCACCGTCTTCGAACGCGTTTAA
- the sulA gene encoding SOS-induced cell division inhibitor SulA: protein MQLVHTPQHTQLSLFEAFMAQPLAPILKETVEAPWSAEPEAFSELSLRGAAGSCLSLLAPILRELSEEQDARWLTLIAPPASLTQTWLRDAGLNRERILLLQPRGTQSAQQLTCEALRLGRSHTVVSWLNPLNASAKQQLISAARTGDAQSLNIRLG, encoded by the coding sequence ATGCAGCTCGTGCACACGCCCCAACACACACAACTGTCGCTGTTTGAGGCCTTTATGGCCCAACCCCTTGCGCCGATCCTCAAGGAAACGGTCGAGGCGCCCTGGAGCGCCGAGCCCGAGGCGTTCAGTGAATTGTCGTTGCGCGGTGCGGCTGGGAGCTGCCTGAGCCTGCTGGCGCCGATCCTTCGTGAATTGAGCGAGGAACAGGACGCCCGCTGGCTGACTCTGATCGCCCCGCCCGCCAGCCTGACCCAGACCTGGCTGCGGGACGCCGGACTCAACCGCGAACGCATCCTGTTGCTGCAGCCGCGCGGCACGCAAAGCGCCCAGCAATTAACCTGCGAGGCGTTGCGCCTGGGCCGTAGCCATACGGTTGTAAGCTGGTTGAACCCACTGAACGCCAGTGCCAAGCAGCAACTGATCAGCGCCGCACGTACGGGCGATGCGCAGAGCTTGAATATTCGATTGGGTTGA
- a CDS encoding DUF1653 domain-containing protein yields the protein MKVEPGLYQHYKGPQYRVFNVARHSETEEEVVFYQALYGDYGFWVRPLSMFLETVEVDGEQVPRFALVQAEPSVFSGQ from the coding sequence ATGAAAGTCGAACCAGGGCTCTACCAACATTATAAGGGGCCGCAGTACCGCGTTTTTAACGTGGCACGGCACTCCGAGACCGAAGAAGAAGTGGTGTTTTACCAAGCACTGTATGGCGATTACGGCTTTTGGGTGCGCCCGTTGAGCATGTTCCTCGAGACCGTCGAAGTTGACGGCGAGCAGGTCCCGCGCTTTGCTTTGGTCCAGGCCGAACCCAGTGTTTTTTCAGGGCAATAA
- the lexA gene encoding transcriptional repressor LexA yields MLKLTPRQAEILAFIKRCLDDNGYPPTRAEIALELGFKSPNAAEEHLKALARKGAIEMTPGASRGIRIPGFEAKADESTLPIIGRVAAGAPILAQQHVEESCNINPTFFHPRADYLLRVHGMSMKDVGIFDGDLLAVHTTREARNGQIVVARIGDEVTVKRFKREGSKVWLLAENPEFAPIEVNLKDQDLVIEGLSVGVIRR; encoded by the coding sequence ATGCTAAAACTGACGCCACGCCAAGCTGAGATTCTGGCTTTTATCAAGCGCTGCCTCGATGACAACGGCTACCCGCCGACACGAGCGGAAATCGCGCTGGAGCTGGGGTTCAAATCCCCCAACGCTGCCGAAGAACACCTCAAGGCCCTCGCTCGCAAAGGCGCGATCGAAATGACCCCAGGTGCTTCGCGCGGTATTCGCATCCCTGGCTTTGAAGCCAAGGCCGACGAATCGACACTGCCAATCATCGGCCGCGTCGCCGCCGGTGCGCCGATCCTGGCACAGCAGCACGTCGAAGAATCCTGCAACATCAACCCGACCTTCTTCCATCCTCGCGCCGACTACCTGTTGCGCGTGCACGGCATGAGCATGAAGGACGTGGGTATTTTCGATGGCGACCTGCTGGCCGTCCACACCACTCGCGAAGCCCGCAATGGCCAGATCGTCGTTGCCCGTATTGGCGACGAAGTTACCGTAAAACGCTTCAAGCGCGAAGGCAGCAAGGTCTGGCTCCTGGCCGAGAACCCTGAGTTCGCGCCGATTGAAGTGAACCTGAAAGATCAGGACCTTGTGATCGAAGGCTTGAGTGTCGGCGTCATTCGCCGCTAA
- a CDS encoding DUF6586 family protein, which produces MANELYTRTNQKIYFAGLSLEALGRAEEGKEMNAIALVQAGREAALFHLYGALLGLCHEIAGFYRLPQAGSPRAEMIMNREVLESMAIPELAELVEMAQSPDSWVARLLKAHADMFQPPRIPHVPKGDVTQPLIVAVALEEEEPKPLSREELEGWRQELKKMALRFREGLNEC; this is translated from the coding sequence ATGGCCAACGAACTCTATACCCGTACCAATCAGAAAATTTACTTCGCGGGTTTGTCCCTGGAAGCCCTTGGCCGTGCCGAGGAAGGGAAGGAGATGAATGCCATCGCGCTGGTCCAGGCGGGGCGTGAGGCAGCCTTGTTCCACCTGTACGGCGCCTTGTTGGGGCTGTGCCATGAGATCGCCGGGTTCTACCGCTTGCCACAGGCCGGTTCGCCCCGCGCAGAAATGATCATGAATCGCGAAGTGCTGGAGTCCATGGCGATCCCTGAACTGGCCGAGTTGGTGGAAATGGCCCAGAGCCCGGACAGCTGGGTTGCACGCCTGCTCAAGGCGCATGCGGATATGTTCCAGCCGCCACGTATACCCCACGTGCCCAAGGGTGACGTGACCCAACCGCTGATCGTAGCGGTGGCGCTGGAGGAGGAAGAGCCCAAGCCCCTGAGCCGCGAAGAGCTGGAAGGCTGGCGCCAGGAGTTGAAGAAGATGGCGCTGCGTTTTCGTGAAGGCCTGAACGAGTGCTGA
- the fadB gene encoding fatty acid oxidation complex subunit alpha FadB, translating into MIYEGKAITVKALESGIVELKFDLKGESVNKFNRLTLNELRQAVDTIKADASVKGVIVSSGKDVFIVGADITEFVDNFKLPDAELVAGNLEANKIFSDFEDLNVPTVAAINGIALGGGFEMCLAADFRVMSATAKIGLPEVKLGIYPGFGGTVRLPRLIGADNAIEWIAAGKENRAEDALKVGAVDAVVAPDKLAEAALNLIKGAISGEFDYKAKRQPKLEKLKLNAIEQMMSFETAKGFVAGQAGPNYPAPVEAIKTIQKAANFGRDKALEVEAAGFVKLAKTSAAQSLIGLFLNDQELKKKAKAYDEIARDVKQAAVLGAGIMGGGIAYQSASKGTPILMKDINEHGIEQGLAEAAKLLVGRVDKGRMTAAKMAEVLNGIRPTLSYGDFGHVDLVVEAVVENPKVKQAVLAEVEAQVKDDTILASNTSTISISLLAKALKRPENFVGMHFFNPVHMMPLVEVIRGEKSSELAVATTVAYAKKMGKNPIVVNDCPGFLVNRVLFPYFGGFAKLVSAGVDFVRIDKVMEKFGWPMGPAYLMDVVGIDTGHHGRDVMAEGFPDRMKDDRRSAIDALYEAKRLGQKNGKGFYAYEADKKGKQKKVADPSVHEVLAPVIYEQREVSDEDIINWMMIALCLETVRCLEDGIVETAAEADMGLVYGIGFPPFRGGALRYIDSIGVAEFVALADKYADLGPLYHPTAKLREMAKNGQSFFG; encoded by the coding sequence ATGATTTACGAAGGTAAAGCCATCACGGTTAAGGCTCTTGAAAGTGGCATCGTCGAATTGAAATTCGACCTCAAGGGTGAGTCCGTCAACAAGTTCAACCGTCTAACCCTGAATGAATTGCGTCAGGCCGTAGACACCATCAAAGCAGATGCGTCGGTCAAGGGCGTGATCGTCTCCAGCGGCAAGGACGTGTTTATCGTCGGCGCTGACATCACCGAATTCGTCGACAACTTCAAGCTGCCCGATGCCGAGCTGGTGGCTGGCAACCTCGAAGCCAACAAGATTTTCAGCGATTTCGAAGACCTCAACGTGCCAACCGTTGCCGCGATCAACGGTATCGCGCTGGGCGGCGGCTTTGAAATGTGCCTGGCCGCAGACTTCCGCGTCATGTCGGCCACTGCAAAAATTGGCCTGCCTGAAGTCAAGCTGGGCATCTACCCGGGCTTTGGCGGCACCGTCCGCCTGCCGCGCCTGATCGGTGCCGACAACGCCATCGAGTGGATTGCCGCCGGCAAGGAAAACCGTGCTGAAGACGCGCTGAAAGTCGGTGCCGTCGATGCCGTGGTTGCCCCGGACAAACTCGCCGAAGCCGCACTGAACCTGATCAAGGGCGCCATCAGCGGCGAATTTGACTACAAGGCCAAGCGTCAGCCGAAGCTGGAGAAACTCAAGCTCAACGCCATCGAACAAATGATGTCGTTCGAAACCGCCAAAGGTTTCGTGGCAGGCCAGGCCGGCCCGAACTACCCGGCGCCGGTTGAAGCGATCAAGACCATCCAGAAGGCCGCGAACTTCGGTCGCGACAAAGCCCTGGAAGTGGAAGCAGCAGGCTTCGTCAAACTGGCGAAAACCTCGGCTGCCCAGAGCCTGATCGGCCTGTTCCTGAACGACCAGGAATTGAAGAAAAAGGCCAAGGCCTACGACGAAATCGCCCGCGACGTGAAACAGGCTGCCGTACTTGGCGCCGGTATCATGGGCGGTGGTATCGCCTATCAGTCGGCGTCCAAAGGCACGCCGATCCTGATGAAAGATATCAACGAGCACGGTATCGAGCAGGGCCTGGCGGAAGCCGCCAAGCTGCTGGTGGGCCGCGTGGATAAAGGTCGCATGACGGCGGCGAAAATGGCCGAAGTGCTTAACGGTATTCGTCCTACGCTGTCCTACGGCGATTTCGGCCACGTCGACCTGGTGGTCGAAGCCGTTGTCGAGAACCCGAAGGTCAAGCAAGCCGTACTGGCCGAAGTGGAAGCCCAGGTCAAAGACGACACCATCCTGGCCTCGAACACCTCGACCATTTCCATCTCGCTGCTGGCCAAGGCCCTCAAGCGTCCGGAAAACTTCGTCGGCATGCACTTCTTCAACCCCGTGCACATGATGCCGCTGGTGGAAGTGATCCGTGGCGAGAAGTCCAGCGAACTGGCGGTTGCCACCACCGTTGCCTATGCCAAGAAAATGGGCAAGAACCCGATCGTGGTCAATGACTGCCCGGGCTTCCTGGTCAACCGCGTGCTCTTCCCGTACTTCGGCGGTTTTGCCAAGCTGGTCAGCGCCGGTGTGGACTTTGTACGCATCGATAAAGTGATGGAAAAATTCGGCTGGCCAATGGGCCCGGCGTACCTGATGGACGTGGTCGGCATCGACACCGGCCACCACGGTCGCGACGTAATGGCTGAAGGCTTCCCGGACCGCATGAAAGACGACCGCCGCTCGGCGATCGACGCGCTCTACGAGGCCAAGCGCCTGGGCCAGAAGAACGGCAAGGGCTTCTACGCCTACGAGGCCGACAAGAAGGGCAAGCAGAAGAAAGTGGCCGACCCGTCGGTGCACGAAGTACTCGCTCCGGTCATCTACGAGCAGCGTGAGGTGTCGGACGAAGACATCATCAACTGGATGATGATCGCCCTGTGCCTGGAAACCGTGCGTTGCCTGGAAGACGGCATCGTTGAAACCGCCGCCGAAGCCGATATGGGCCTGGTGTACGGTATTGGTTTCCCTCCATTCCGTGGTGGTGCGCTGCGTTACATCGATTCGATCGGTGTGGCCGAGTTCGTTGCCCTGGCTGACAAATACGCTGATTTGGGCCCGCTGTACCACCCGACCGCGAAGCTGCGTGAGATGGCCAAGAACGGCCAGAGCTTCTTCGGTTAA
- a CDS encoding universal stress protein: MPYQHILVAVDLTEECDPVIKRAQESAIANGAKLSLVHIVEPMAMAFGGDVPMDLSQLQQQQFDQAKERLDRLILKYPHLQKDDCHLTYGQPRQEIHHLAKEKACDLIVVGSHGRHGLALLLGSTANDVLHGAPCDVLAVKLVKDTNK, translated from the coding sequence ATGCCCTACCAACATATTCTGGTCGCTGTCGATCTGACCGAAGAGTGCGACCCAGTGATCAAGCGCGCGCAGGAATCTGCAATTGCCAATGGCGCCAAACTGTCTCTCGTGCACATCGTAGAGCCCATGGCCATGGCCTTCGGTGGCGACGTGCCGATGGACCTTTCCCAGTTGCAGCAACAACAATTCGACCAGGCCAAAGAGCGCCTCGACCGCCTGATCCTCAAATACCCGCACCTGCAAAAAGATGACTGCCACCTCACGTACGGCCAACCGCGCCAGGAGATCCACCATCTTGCCAAGGAAAAGGCTTGCGACCTGATCGTGGTTGGCAGCCATGGCCGACACGGCCTGGCGCTGCTGCTGGGCTCTACTGCCAACGACGTACTGCACGGCGCGCCGTGTGATGTGCTGGCGGTGAAGCTGGTCAAGGACACCAACAAGTAA
- a CDS encoding ATP-binding cassette domain-containing protein, whose translation MTLLKFSDVSLAFGAMPLLDKVSWQIARGERVCIIGRNGTGKSSMMKLVKGDQKPDDGSVWRAPGLKIGELPQELPVADGRTVFDVVAEGLDGVGELLAQYHHLAQNCVTEADLDKLMHVQQDLEARDGWRLQQLVDSTLSRLQLPADKTLAELSGGWRRRVLLAQALVSEPDLLLLDEPTNHLDIGAIAWLEEALKEFQGAVLFITHDRSFLQNLATRILELDRGGLIDWNGDYASFLVHKEAALAAEETANALFDKKLAQEEVWIRQGIKARRTRNEGRVRALKALRVERSERRERTGKANIQLDTADKSGKQVMVLENVSFHHPDGPFLIKDFSMVLQRGDRIGLLGANGTGKTTLLKLMLSGLQPTSGTVEEGTRIDVAYFDQLRHQLDLEKTVIDNVAEGRDFIDIDGQSRHVLSYLGDFLFSPQRARTPVKALSGGERARLLLAKLFSKPANLLVLDEPTNDLDVETLELLEEVLLTFNGTVLMVSHDRAFLDNVVTSTLVFEGEGKVREYVGGYQDWLRQGGSPRLLGVTESKSGKADLTSAVVAPVAAAAPAVEAAPAAKKKLSYKLQRELEALPGDIDAKEQQIAAVEADMADAGFYLRPAAETAKVIASLETLNQELEVLMERWAELDA comes from the coding sequence ATGACCCTGCTCAAATTCAGCGATGTGTCCCTTGCTTTCGGCGCTATGCCGTTGTTGGACAAGGTGTCCTGGCAGATCGCCCGTGGTGAGCGGGTGTGCATCATCGGCCGCAACGGCACCGGCAAGTCCAGCATGATGAAGCTGGTAAAAGGCGACCAGAAGCCCGATGACGGCTCTGTCTGGCGTGCCCCAGGCCTGAAGATCGGCGAATTGCCGCAAGAATTGCCGGTGGCCGACGGACGGACAGTGTTCGACGTGGTTGCCGAAGGCCTGGATGGCGTGGGCGAGTTGCTGGCGCAATACCATCACCTGGCGCAGAACTGCGTCACCGAAGCTGACCTGGACAAGCTGATGCACGTTCAGCAAGACCTCGAAGCCCGTGATGGCTGGCGCTTGCAGCAATTGGTCGACAGTACCCTGAGCCGCCTGCAACTGCCGGCCGACAAGACCCTCGCCGAGTTGTCCGGCGGCTGGCGTCGCCGTGTGCTGCTGGCCCAGGCGCTGGTGTCCGAGCCGGACCTGCTGCTGCTTGACGAGCCGACCAACCACCTGGACATCGGCGCCATCGCCTGGCTGGAAGAAGCCCTCAAGGAATTCCAGGGCGCCGTGCTGTTTATCACGCACGACCGTTCCTTCCTGCAGAACCTGGCCACGCGCATCCTGGAACTGGACCGTGGCGGCCTGATCGATTGGAACGGCGACTACGCCAGCTTCCTGGTGCACAAGGAAGCGGCACTGGCGGCAGAAGAAACCGCCAACGCGCTGTTCGACAAGAAGCTGGCCCAGGAAGAAGTCTGGATCCGCCAGGGCATCAAGGCCCGCCGTACCCGTAACGAAGGCCGCGTGCGCGCCCTGAAAGCCTTGCGCGTAGAGCGCAGCGAGCGTCGCGAGCGCACCGGCAAGGCGAATATCCAGCTGGACACCGCCGACAAGTCGGGCAAGCAGGTGATGGTGCTGGAAAACGTCAGCTTCCATCACCCGGACGGCCCGTTCCTGATCAAGGACTTCTCCATGGTCCTGCAGCGCGGCGACCGTATCGGCCTGTTGGGCGCCAACGGCACCGGCAAGACTACCTTGCTCAAGCTGATGCTCAGCGGTCTGCAGCCGACCAGCGGTACGGTGGAAGAGGGCACGCGTATCGACGTGGCTTACTTCGACCAGTTGCGTCACCAGTTGGATCTGGAAAAAACCGTGATCGACAACGTGGCCGAAGGCCGCGACTTTATCGATATCGACGGCCAGAGCCGCCACGTACTCAGCTACCTGGGCGACTTCCTGTTCAGCCCGCAACGTGCACGTACGCCGGTGAAAGCCTTGTCCGGTGGTGAGCGCGCGCGCCTGCTGCTGGCCAAGCTGTTCAGCAAGCCGGCCAACCTGCTGGTACTCGACGAACCGACCAACGACCTCGACGTAGAAACCCTTGAGCTGCTGGAAGAGGTCCTGCTGACCTTCAATGGCACCGTGCTGATGGTCAGCCACGACCGGGCATTCCTCGACAACGTGGTCACCAGCACCCTGGTCTTCGAAGGCGAAGGCAAGGTGCGTGAATACGTCGGTGGTTACCAGGACTGGCTGCGTCAGGGCGGCTCGCCGCGCCTGCTGGGCGTGACCGAGAGCAAGTCCGGCAAGGCCGACTTGACCTCGGCGGTCGTTGCCCCGGTGGCCGCTGCGGCACCTGCGGTAGAAGCTGCTCCGGCCGCCAAGAAGAAACTCAGCTACAAGCTGCAGCGTGAGCTGGAAGCCTTGCCGGGCGATATCGACGCCAAGGAACAGCAGATTGCCGCCGTAGAAGCGGACATGGCTGACGCAGGCTTCTACCTGCGCCCGGCGGCGGAAACCGCCAAGGTCATCGCCTCCCTGGAGACGTTGAACCAGGAGCTGGAAGTGCTGATGGAGCGTTGGGCCGAGCTGGATGCCTGA